The Solanum stenotomum isolate F172 unplaced genomic scaffold, ASM1918654v1 scaffold7252, whole genome shotgun sequence DNA window tgattttcatCCAGAATCACATATGCCCCATCTTGAAACTTTAATCGTGAATAATGATTGGGAAAATATAGTAGTGTTACCAACGTCTTTTTGGGAAATGGAAAAATTAAGGTATGTTGAGATCGAATATGCTGAATTTGATAAGCAGGGGGTCATTGAAGGAACCTCTAAATTGGAAAATTTGAGGATATTAAAGAATATCTTTAGATTTCCAATTGATAGTGTGGATGTGTTATCAAGGAGGTGTCCTAATCTTCAACAACTTCACATCCGCTTCGGGGACGATAATTGTTCTGCAGAGTCTTTTTGTCTCACATTGAAGAATCTAAGCCAGCTTCAAAAACTTCGCCTTACCTCTAAGTGGCGCCGCACTGTATTTGGGTTACAATTGCCTTCAAATTTAAAGATGTTGGTACTAAGTGGGACTGATATAGGAAGCCTTATTGCGGGACTACAAAGCCTGGAGTATCTCCAATTACAAGATGTGTATTTTCCTCCTTCAGAAGAGTGGTGCCTTGGAGATATCACGTTCCCTAAACTTAAGGTCTTGAAACTGGCGGCGTCACATATTTTGAGGTGGGATATCTCAGAGGAATCTTTTCCCCTGCTTGAAACACTTGTTATAAGAGGGTGTAAGAATCTCGAGGAGATCCCCCTTAGCTTTGCAGATATTCCAACACTGAAACAGATTAAGTTGATTGACTGCAATAAATCTCTGGAGGATTCAGCTGAGAGGATTAAGAAAGATGTTGAAGAGAATGAAGGAAACGACCGTATTGACCTCATTATCGAAGTAAGTAGAAACAAACTCCTATGTTTTGTTTTTAAGTATCTACATGCATCTAACTTGACACCAATATGTATAACACAGAATTATAATTAGGGTCATCTGGCAGCTGTGAGTCAAACATGTACCTGCCTGTAATCACAACAatggtatatattttttcttgttccTTCTTCTAATTTAATGCTTGCTTTCACTTAATTGCTCCATGTTGATCTCAAACTAACGAGGATGTATTTCAATTTGATAATTGCAGCAGAAGTACAGCCAATTGTTGCAGCCATGCTCATGCTCAAGTATATTGTGCACCTAGAGCTGAAATCCCTGTCCTTTTTCTGTATGTTTTAGATGGTCTTTCACTGTGATTTCTTGTTGCCTTTGTTATGCAGCTTTATTATTTTACAACCTATCAAAACATTGCTTCTTGTTTGGTTTTTTGTAATATAATAGTTGTTTCCCTTCATCTTACACCtgcaaaattcaaataaagtatACAATTGAAAGTTGGTTGAATACAAGTATACCTCCCTATTATCAATCAATAGAATACTGAATGGAAGTTTTGATAGCTTAGTACTAAATAATTTTGGAGCAATCCATAACATACATCTCACTTCATTAATAAGTATTGAGTACATGTACAAAAGCTATCTATGTTGTTccgactcttcaaaaatgtcaccaAGTAGTACTTTTGGATAACAACTTGAAAGCTATTTGTACTTTCTCTCTTATTCCTTTGATAGCCTACATCAAATCAGGTAGTTTAACATGAACATATACATATCTATAAAACTTAGGTAGAAAATGTAAAGCACTAGCGATGATGCAGATTCGAGTCTCTGAAATATTTATCAGTTTGAGATACTCCAAGTTTTATGTAAATCAAGTATAGAGAAGAACCGTATAAATGATCTACTTTATAGAGTGTTTAGCGGCCATGGTATCAGATGAAAAAGTACAactttgtaacaccccagagaatttttcgaactaagactcgagccgtccttcatgtggagtgagattttaccgaggaataaaatttcttgagtgttgaGTTAAGGTCCCTAGGTAtagcacattgagttccaagaagagttgaattggaaatagtcattttggaaagaatctggaaaatttggctaagtatggaaaaaaaaaaaaaagagttttggtcaactttgagcaatcgtaactcctagctcaaaatGATTTAGGCAAATTTCCAGTTATGTCTGGAAAGCCCTTGAAATGATCTTTCCAANNNNNNNNNNNNNNNNNNNNNNNNNNNNNNNNNNNNNNNNNNNNNNNNNNNNNNNNNNNNNNNNNNNNNNNNNNNNNNNNNNNNNNNNNNNNNNNNNNNNNNNNNNNNNNNNNNNNNNNNNNNNNNNNNNNNNNNNNNNNNNNNNNNNNNNNNNNNNNNNNNNNNNNNNNNNNNNNNNNNNNNNNNNNNNNNNNNNNNNNNNNNNNNNNNNNNNNNNNNNNNNNNNNNNNNNNNNNNNNNNNNNNNNNNNNNNNNNNNNNNNNNNNNNNNNNNNNNNNNNNNNNNNNNNNNNNNNNNNNNNNNNNNNNNNNNNNNNNNNNNNNNNNNNNNNNNNNNNNNNNNNNNNNNNNNNNNNNNNNNNNNNNNNNNNNNNNNNNNNNNNNNNNNNNNNNNNNNNNNNNNNNNNNNNNNNNNNNNNNNNNNNNNNNNNNNNNNNNNNNNNNNNNNNNNNNNNNNNNNNNNNNNNNNNNNNNNNNNNNNNNNNNNNNNNNNNNNNNNNNNNNNNNNNNNNNNNNNNNNNNNNNNNNNNNNNNNNNNNNNNNNNNNNNNNNNNNNNNNNNNNNNNNNNNNNNNNNNNNNNNNNNNNNNNNNNNNNNNNNNNNNNNNNNNNNNNNNNNNNNNNNNNNNNNNNNNNNNNNNNNNNNNNNNNNNNNNNNNNNNNNNNNNNNNNNNNNNNNNNNNNNNNNNNNNNNNNNNNNNNNNNNNNNNNNNNNNNNNNNNNNNNNNNNNNNNNNNNNNNNNNNNNNNNNNNNNNNNNNNNNNNNNNNNNNNNNNNNNNNNNNNNNNNNNNNNNNNNNNNNNNNNNNNNNNNNNNNNNNNNNNNNNNNNNNNNNNNNNNNNNNNNNNNNNNNNNNNNNNNNNNNNNNNNNNNNNNNNNNNNNNNNNNNNNNNNNNNNNNNNNNNNNNNNNNNNNNNNNNNNNNNNNNNNNNNNNNNNNNNNNNNNNNNNNNNNNNNNNNNNNNNNNNNNNNNNNNNNNNNNNNNNNNNNNNNNNNNNNNNNNNNNNNNNNNNNNNNNNNNNNNNNNNNNNNNNNNNNNNNNNNNNNNNNNNNNNNNNNNNNNNNNNNNNNNNNNNNNNNNNNNNNNNNNNNNNNNNNNNNNNNNNNNNNNNNNNNNNNNNNNNNNNNNNNNNNNNNNNNNNNNNNNNNNNNNNNNNNNNNNNNNNNNNNNNNNNNNNNNNNNNNNNNNNNNNNNNNNNNNNNNNNNNNNNNNNNNNNNNNNNNNNNNNNNNNNNNNNNNNNNNNNNNNNNNNNNNNNNNNNNNNNNNNNNNNNNNNNNNNNNNNNNNNNNNNNNNNNNNNNNNNNNNNNNNNNNNNNNNNNNNNNNNNNNNNNNNNNNNNNNNNNNNNNNNNNNNNNNNNNNNNNNNNNNNNNNNNNNNNNNNNNNNNNNNNNNNNNNNNNNNNNNNNNNNNNNNNNNNNNNNNNNNNNNNNNNNNNNNNNNNNNNNNNNNNNNNNNNNNNNNNNNNNNNNNNNNNNNNNNNNNNNNNNNNNNNNNNNNNNNNNNNNNNNNNNNNNNNNNNNNNNNNNNNNNNNNNNNNNNNNNNNNNNNNNNNNNNNNNNNNNNNNNNNNNNNNNNNNNNNNNNNNNNNNNNNNNNNNNNNNNNNNNNNNNNNNNNNNNNNNNNNNNNNNNNNNNNNNNNNNNNNNNNNNNNNNNNNNNNNNNNNNNNNNNNNNNNNNNNNNNNNNNNNNNNNNNNNNNNNNNNNNNNNNNNNNNNNNNNNNNNNNNNNNNNNNNNNNNNNNNNNNNNNNNNNNNNNNNNNNNNNNNNNNNNNNNNNNNNNNNNNNNNNNNNNNNNNNNNNNNNNNNNNNNNNNNNNNNNNNNNNNNNNNNNNNNNNNNNNNNNNNNNNNNNNNNNNNNNNNNNNNNNNNNNNNNNNNNNNNNNNNNNNNNNNNNNNNNNNNNNNNNNNNNNNNNNNNNNNNNNNNNNNNNNNNNNNNNNNNNNNNNNNNNNNNNNNNNNNNNNNNNNNNNNNNNNNNNNNNNNNNNNNNNNNNNNNNNNNNNNNNNNttgatacatccgggagttccAGTTAGCTATGACAAGCCtctttgcttccggaggatttcatttacctttcagttgtatcagttgttaggaggtcgtgggtcttgtcccgacttccatctttatcagttagaggcttcatagatagacaatagagtttcagaagtgtcttcatttattttgttaaatgttttgaagactaaagttgccttttatggcgagttgtatatatattctattatacagagttttcttttgagttaaagatttgtaaagttgagtttataaactcttattcagttttaagctcttgtatgcttaagttagtatTTCGCTtggagtcagccaggatgagggttcgcttggggaccagcaatggtcttcgagtgccggccacgtccagggtgtaggcttggggtgtgacaaacttgaaTATGCATTAAGCATAAACAATTCTAAACCATatgataaaaattgaaaaatcgaGACTGGAGTGATTCAGGAGTCTTGTGTGGAAGGGCTCTATCGCACAAAGGACCAAAGGTACACAGGGGATAGCAATAAATTTTCATCACAAATACAAGTAAAACTTGGATATAAAGGTATGCACTAGCGAAAGAACTTCAGACTACTAGCAAACTACATTGTGTGCACACTGTGATTATACATTTGTCCAGAACATTGTAGATTTGTAAATCCTAGTCTCTATTTAACCTGCTAGAAAGTAATGCTGAACTGCCATTAGCCCGGGTTCAGCCTTTACTTCGAATTAGACTTGGGCTTTAACGGGGATTCTTCCAAAGCAAGACGAGAAAGTATCCATTATTCATCTATCCAGGAGGACAATGGTGGAGTCTCCGAATTTATCCAAGTTGCCCACATGAATGCGTGCCTTTCACCTTTAACCATATCTTCAGCAGCACAGGACTCTAACTGCTTCATTTCATCAGTTGTCAGGTTTACAGATATGGCTTCGATATTTTCGTTGAGGTTGTCAATCTTGGTGGTACCGGGTATGGGGCATATGTCATCTCCTTTGTGAAGAATCCAAGACAATGCAAGTTGTGATGTGGTGCATCCCTTTCTTGATGCTGTTTCCTTGACTTGCTCGTATATTTGCTTGTTCTGCTCAAAATTTTCAGGCTTGAACCTTGGTATATTCTGGaaaaaaacaaatgataaaAGAAACATACATCAGCCATACCGATCATATGTATTGTTTTATACGTTAATCATAACATGCTGTATCAGAAGAGATTTCGAGCGACAAGGATGAGTTGGCAAACTGGATTGAGAACCGTGAGgttcaagttcaaataaaaaacactaggtgatttctttctaTCTGTCTATGCCTTGATGGATAGAGTTACCCAGTACCAATGAGTCAAAACAGTTTTTTCTTTGATGACAACTTCATTTAAACAACTCTACTTTTGTATCGTTCTAGTTATAAATATTGTGATTTCTAgtaaaatttctataattcaGATATACCAAAAATTTGGATGCATTGACCATGACACTGTGATCCGCCATTCGTTGTGGGATAGGAGTACCTTTTTTGTACTCTCTAAGCATTTTAACTTATAAAGAGTGTTCTTTTTTGATGTCCGAATTTGCACTAGAAGTTAAGACTCGTTGATCTTGTATTCAGATCGCCTTATTCAAAAGGGAGCATGTGTTTCGTAACCTTAATTCATCAATACTGACGAAATCTCATCAAGATCAATACCGGTAGATTGGTCGAGCTCAGTTAATCAGCAAGCCATTGGTTCAGAGTAGGAAAGTCACAACATTGATGCTAACATTGAACTCTCCCAAGGAGAGGCTTGGAGGGTTTCACAAAAAGCCAATGACACATGTTACAGAATTTTggtttaaaaggaaaatgatgCCTATGATATGCAGCTAATTCAGGTAAATGGCTACATGCAAATGAAAATCACGCAAGGTTGAAGACAGTGCAATTAACTAGACCAACCTTGCGGAAGTCACCCTCGGCCGAGCTCTCAATCAACTCTGGACCTGCTGAGAAGAATCCTCGTCCAAGAGGACTGTACGGAACAATTCCGATTCCTAATTCTCTGGAAAAGGCATTTACTCAGAAGAACCTTCATATTAACTGAAAGAGTGAACTCTAAGAGACACATTACCTGCAATTTGGAACTATTTCTTCCTCCAGATCTCTGGTCCACAAAGACCACTCCATCTGAACAGCTGTTATTGGATGCACCGCGTGTGCCCTTCTGATTGGTGCTGCACAAGCCTCGGATAAACCTATGTATTTGATTTCACCCTCTTCAACCAGTTTCTTCAGTTCTCCCATCTACACACTATGCCACACAATATCataacaacaaaacaataacaacaacaacaacatacccagtgaaatcccactaggtggggtctggggagggtagagtgtacgcagaccttgctactacctcgtggaggtagagaggctgtttccgaaagaccctcagctcaagtacatcaaatccAAGTTAAAGGCGAggaaaacaataacaataaccaCAATAAACAAAATGCCCAATTATATTGTTACATTAAGCCTCAAAATGTTGATTTTCTATCTGACAGGAGTATCGTCTTTGTTGACATTCTTTCATCCACTGGACATTTTATCTCTTTTATACTACTTGTTTATAACAAAAGATGATTAATTTTGATTTGGTGATGCTTTCAAAAACGATAGTAGTAGCTAACAGTGATGCCGCTTCTTCTCCTTAAAATGTCAATTGTCAAGAAATCTCACACTGAATGCTACACAAAAAATTCAACCTTTTATAGAATCCTGATCTCCATGATTATTTCTGTACAGGTCTCAGCTGACCTTTGTTTGTGATTTCATCATAAAGCATTTTGTCAGTGACAGAGTGTAGAGTGTATAAATGtgacataaagaaaaattatttcataGTTGGAGCAACTACGAAATTACAGTAAGCAAGATGAGTGTTTCTTTTACTAAGTAAACTTtatcaacacaaaaatttcaaagcATTGGCCTATCCTCTGAGAATTCGAGAGAAACACATAACATTTCTCACATAGCATAAGTTTCAATTCAACCTTTTTGTACACCCCTTTTTTCTCTACTGTCAGTAGAACATTATTCCGTCTCTGACTCTATCTTATGGATTGACAAACAACACATCATATATGTTGATCGGACTCTGCCAAAGTACTGCCTTTGAAGGATCCTACACGCACTCATCTCCATCAACACTTTTGAAGATTCCGAAAAATATAGTGCATCAGAAGATCTTCATGAATATGTCAGTTTGGCAATATAAAAGCGGATTCAAGTAAAATAGCTCGGGACCATTTCCCACACAGTTGATtcaatcaatttctttttttaaaagactaGAAGATTTTTGCGGTTTCTAGCCGAGCTATATCCAGTGAAATCTGCTTTTATCCAAGTGATTAACTGGTTACTGTTACCTCTTTACACAAACCACACAATCCAACAATTCATTagaaatcaacaacaacatacctagtgtcgTCCCACAAAGTGGAGTCTGAGTGAGGATAGTGTatacgcaaaccttacccctacctcgtaGAGATAGAAAGGTTGTTATCGATAGACTCTCAACTCAAGGAAAAATAGTTCATAGTAGTCTAGAAAAAGAAGTAACGGAAATACAAGAAACAACAGATACTAGTGTAAACAACAGATAGCAACAGAATAGTACTACAACAAATTTGCCAGAAATCCtcaaatataataaatggaaaaaaaaaataggagtaAGATGTCAAACCGTGATTTCAATAGGCACTCGGATATCAATCCGATGAACATAATAAAGATCAATGCAGTCGATATCTAGTCGCTTCAAGCTAGCTTCACAACAATCTCTTAAATACTCTGGATCACCACAAATGTCCATTTTCCCTTCTATCAAACTTACGCCAAACTTGGAAGCTATTTGTACTTTTTCTCTCATTCCTTTCATTGcctaaatacataaaatttagaATACACATATTTAACTACGTCAATTAGTGTATATGATATTGGAAACTTCATTTAAGTAATTTGATAAGATGCAACTAAAATTCTA harbors:
- the LOC125852981 gene encoding probable aldo-keto reductase 3; amino-acid sequence: MKGMREKVQIASKFGVSLIEGKMDICGDPEYLRDCCEASLKRLDIDCIDLYYVHRIDIRVPIEITMGELKKLVEEGEIKYIGLSEACAAPIRRAHAVHPITAVQMEWSLWTRDLEEEIVPNCRELGIGIVPYSPLGRGFFSAGPELIESSAEGDFRKNIPRFKPENFEQNKQIYEQVKETASRKGCTTSQLALSWILHKGDDICPIPGTTKIDNLNENIEAISVNLTTDEMKQLESCAAEDMVKGERHAFMWATWINSETPPLSSWIDE